A genomic region of Magnolia sinica isolate HGM2019 chromosome 6, MsV1, whole genome shotgun sequence contains the following coding sequences:
- the LOC131248164 gene encoding E3 ubiquitin-protein ligase PUB22-like — protein sequence MEVPMFFRCPISMELMQDPVTISTGVSYEKKNIERWFFHYKKKTCPATMQLLESFDLTPNHTLKRLILSWQDREAPSLPFTALKHGELTALLRTVESTPFKVRSLKKIGSMFDMGDEIKAEFIKLGGIDVLGRIIFQILLENYDFATFRACEEALSVLHRLPLFNESSVRLLSKPECVKSMAVMLQRGSAETRLHTVMILREMVKIECDWGQITSDLDMDIFKSLLELLSDEIYNKASSCALDVLIEIVGPSRKNRVKSVEAGAVCILIELLPDSNRPKCEKMLFLLKMLCECAEGRLALSDHRLAVAVISKKIQNVSELATKLGVKILWLVCSFHQTKQILEEMLVFGAVKKLVGLLHINGESSTKEKAMKIVKLHEKSWRQYPCFPWK from the coding sequence ATGGAAGTTCCCATGTTCTTCCGGTGCCCCATTTCAATGGAGCTCATGCAAGATCCTGTCACCATTTCAACGGGCGTAAGCTACGAAAAGAAGAACATCGAACGCTGGTTCTTCCATTACAAGAAGAAGACGTGCCCTGCCACAATGCAACTCCTCGAAAGCTTTGATCTCACCCCAAATCATACTCTCAAGCGTCTCATCCTCTCCTGGCAAGATCGAGAAGCACCGTCGCTGCCATTCACTGCCTTAAAGCACGGTGAATTAACCGCGCTGCTGAGAACGGTCGAATCAACGCCATTTAAGGTTAGATCTCTCAAGAAAATAGGATCGATGTTTGATATGGGTGATGAAATTAAAGCTGAGTTTATAAAACTCGGTGGAATCGACGTGTTGGGTAGGATTATTTTTCAGATTCTACTAGAGAATTACGATTTCGCGACATTTCGAGCTTGTGAAGAGGCTTTGAGTGTCTTGCATCGACTCCCACTCTTCAATGAGTCTTCTGTTCGATTGCTTTCGAAGCCTGAGTGCGTTAAGTCCATGGCTGTCATGCTTCAAAGAGGAAGCGCCGAGACACGCTTACACACTGTCATGATATTGAGAGAGATGGTGAAGATCGAGTGCGATTGGGGACAGATAACAAGTGATCTTGACATGGATATCTTTAAATCCTTGTTAGAGCTCTTATCAGATGAGATTTACAACAAGGCGAGTTCATGCGCATTGGATGTATTGATCGAGATCGTGGGGCCATCGAGGAAGAATCGTGTGAAATCGGTCGAAGCAGGTGCAGTCTGCATCTTGATTGAACTCCTTCCTGATTCGAACCGACCCAAATGTGAGAAGATGTTGTTCTTGCTCAAAATGCTATGTGAATGCGCAGAGGGGAGGTTGGCTTTATCGGATCACCGGCTGGCAGTGGCTGTGATATCTAAGAAGATACAGAATGTGTCGGAGCTAGCAACAAAGCTGGGGGTGAAGATCCTGTGGTTGGTTTGCAGTTTCCACCAGACGAAGCAGATATTGGAGGAGATGTTGGTATTCGGAGCTGTGAAGAAGTTGGTGGGGCTGTTACATATCAACGGCGAATCATCAACCAAGGAGAAGGCGATGAAGATCGTCAAGCTGCATGAGAAATCATGGAGGCAGTACCCTTGCTTTCCTTGGAAATAG